One genomic region from Cyanobium usitatum str. Tous encodes:
- a CDS encoding HEPN domain-containing protein, protein MTPRVEAWIRQAQNDLEAARFTAGQGFHAQACYLAGQAAEKALKALLLAAGITPPYSHSLEKLVELLQQQGLDLPALAELHLKALTRMNSASRYPQGDEAPADLFDANDSTTALGTAEAVVRIAMAQLQA, encoded by the coding sequence ATGACTCCTCGGGTTGAGGCCTGGATCCGCCAGGCCCAAAACGATCTGGAGGCAGCGCGCTTCACGGCCGGCCAGGGGTTCCATGCCCAGGCCTGCTACCTGGCAGGTCAGGCCGCCGAAAAAGCGCTCAAGGCCTTGCTGCTGGCAGCCGGAATCACACCGCCATACAGCCACTCGCTCGAGAAACTGGTGGAACTGCTGCAACAGCAGGGCCTAGATCTCCCTGCCCTGGCTGAGCTGCATCTCAAGGCGCTTACGCGCATGAACAGCGCCAGCCGCTACCCCCAAGGCGATGAGGCACCGGCTGATCTCTTCGATGCCAACGACAGCACCACCGCCCTGGGCACTGCGGAGGCTGTGGTGCGGATCGCCATGGCCCAACTGCAAGCCTGA